One Massilia sp. 9096 genomic window carries:
- a CDS encoding EthD domain-containing protein has product MSTEFDRSDNLHRPPLGQTREGGTAPLIVTPTFVSRVDDTARGERPQDAGASKSRHGHEVHLPNWRPHALALEGDPNLAFEHWDEYWRKVHGPKFAWDEPGSSSALVLRYDQVHRIASGPSSIFPPPYRAMVDEAGRLPSDPHKRVPPLRRPRWDGFAYIAYADQDDIQRTLGQDKFAERIVADEQTAFRMVTREITRELILIPSERHRDPVSLVKIHMRAPALSREEFQRRLLREHAPLVMANAATREFVRRYAQLHNIGSTQHDPEGGKIDAVSVLSFASLNDVEDYLVSADHAAIEASENALQGEGSEWWTALNYSVINRILPERATDLS; this is encoded by the coding sequence ATGAGCACCGAGTTCGATCGTAGCGATAACCTGCATCGTCCCCCGCTGGGACAAACGCGCGAAGGTGGCACGGCGCCGCTGATCGTGACCCCGACCTTCGTCAGCCGGGTCGACGATACGGCGCGGGGCGAGCGTCCGCAGGATGCGGGCGCGTCGAAGAGCCGCCACGGGCACGAAGTGCACCTGCCCAACTGGCGTCCCCATGCGCTGGCGCTGGAAGGCGATCCCAACCTGGCGTTCGAGCACTGGGACGAATACTGGCGCAAGGTGCACGGTCCGAAGTTCGCCTGGGACGAGCCGGGCAGCTCGTCGGCGCTGGTGCTGCGCTATGACCAGGTGCACCGGATCGCCTCGGGACCGTCCTCGATCTTCCCGCCGCCGTACCGCGCGATGGTCGACGAGGCCGGCCGCCTGCCGTCGGACCCGCACAAGCGCGTCCCGCCGCTGCGCCGTCCGCGCTGGGACGGCTTCGCCTACATCGCCTACGCCGACCAGGACGATATTCAGCGTACGCTCGGCCAGGACAAGTTCGCCGAGCGCATCGTCGCCGACGAGCAGACCGCCTTTCGCATGGTCACGCGCGAGATCACGCGCGAACTCATCCTGATCCCGAGCGAGCGTCACCGCGATCCGGTCAGCCTGGTCAAGATTCACATGCGCGCGCCCGCGCTGTCGCGCGAGGAGTTCCAGCGCCGCCTGCTGCGCGAGCACGCGCCGCTCGTCATGGCCAATGCCGCCACGCGCGAATTCGTGCGACGCTACGCCCAGCTGCACAACATCGGGTCGACCCAGCACGATCCCGAGGGGGGCAAGATCGACGCGGTCTCGGTGCTGTCGTTCGCATCCCTCAACGACGTCGAGGACTACCTGGTCAGCGCCGACCACGCCGCGATCGAGGCGTCCGAGAACGCGCTGCAGGGCGAAGGCTCGGAATGGTGGACGGCGCTGAACTACAGCGTGATCAACCGCATCCTGCCCGAGCGCGCGACCGACTTGTCCTGA
- a CDS encoding glutathione-independent formaldehyde dehydrogenase translates to MKALVYNGPCDVQVKDMPDAKIEKPTDVLVRITTTNICGSDLHMYEGRTSMEAGRILGHENMGEVIEVGNAVDRVKVGDMVCLPFNIGCGFCENCERGLSGFCLTANPGTAGAAYGFAGMGPYSGGQAELLRVPYGDYNCLVLPEDAKEKENDYVMLSDILPTGYHATELAGVKPGESVVIYGAGPVGLMATMSAFIKGASEVFVVDTHKDRLALAEKLGAVAIDDTEGGGVQKIMDLTDGKGADCGCECVGYQCCDKHGKEVPNLTMNNLVQTVKATGGIGVVGVFLPQDPGAKDALAKEGKLAFDFGNFWFKGQRIGTGQANVKHYNRYLAKLIHAGKAKPSTIISHELALAEAVKGYEQFDKRAEGWTKVVLKPGK, encoded by the coding sequence ATGAAAGCACTCGTCTACAACGGACCCTGCGACGTCCAGGTCAAGGACATGCCCGACGCAAAGATCGAAAAGCCCACCGACGTGCTGGTGCGCATCACCACCACCAACATCTGCGGCTCCGACCTGCACATGTACGAAGGCCGCACCAGCATGGAAGCCGGGCGCATCCTCGGTCACGAGAACATGGGCGAAGTGATCGAAGTCGGCAACGCCGTCGACCGCGTCAAGGTCGGCGACATGGTCTGCCTGCCGTTCAACATCGGCTGCGGCTTTTGCGAGAACTGCGAGCGCGGCCTGTCCGGCTTCTGCCTGACCGCCAACCCGGGCACGGCCGGCGCGGCCTACGGCTTTGCCGGCATGGGCCCGTACAGCGGCGGCCAGGCCGAACTGCTGCGCGTGCCGTACGGCGACTACAACTGCCTGGTGCTGCCGGAAGACGCCAAGGAAAAGGAAAACGACTACGTGATGCTGTCCGATATCCTGCCGACCGGCTACCATGCGACCGAACTGGCCGGCGTCAAGCCGGGCGAATCGGTGGTGATCTACGGCGCCGGCCCGGTCGGCCTGATGGCCACGATGTCGGCCTTCATCAAGGGCGCCAGCGAGGTGTTCGTGGTCGACACCCACAAGGACCGCCTGGCGCTGGCCGAGAAGCTGGGCGCGGTCGCGATCGACGACACCGAAGGCGGCGGCGTGCAGAAGATCATGGACCTGACCGACGGCAAGGGCGCCGACTGCGGCTGCGAGTGCGTCGGCTACCAGTGCTGCGACAAGCACGGCAAGGAAGTGCCGAACCTGACCATGAACAACCTGGTGCAGACCGTGAAGGCCACCGGCGGCATCGGCGTGGTCGGCGTGTTCCTGCCGCAGGACCCGGGCGCCAAGGACGCGCTGGCCAAGGAAGGCAAGCTGGCCTTCGACTTCGGCAATTTCTGGTTCAAGGGCCAGCGCATCGGCACCGGCCAGGCCAACGTCAAGCATTACAACCGCTACCTGGCCAAGCTGATCCATGCCGGCAAGGCCAAGCCTTCGACCATCATCTCGCACGAACTGGCCCTGGCCGAAGCGGTCAAGGGTTACGAGCAGTTCGACAAGCGCGCCGAAGGCTGGACCAAGGTCGTCCTGAAGCCCGGCAAGTGA
- a CDS encoding class I SAM-dependent methyltransferase codes for MPTSAPAARNWFDQGGSAYARFRPEYPPALAARLAELAPDRRLAVDVGCGNGQLTRLLAPCFEHVVGIDPSADQIANAFVDQRIDDRIDYRQASAEHISLADAGASLVTAAQAAHWFDLPAFYREARRIAMPGAVLALVSYGVLELENPLAERFGRFYRDEIGPYWPPERQLVDSGYATIDFPFPELAAAPLELRCAWSLPQFLGYLSTWSALRNAREAGREALLADFAGELATAWGDPAVERTVRWPIHMRIGRL; via the coding sequence ATGCCGACTTCCGCCCCAGCCGCGCGCAACTGGTTCGACCAGGGCGGCAGCGCCTACGCCCGCTTCCGGCCCGAATACCCGCCCGCGCTGGCGGCCCGCCTTGCCGAGCTGGCGCCGGACCGGCGCCTGGCCGTCGACGTCGGCTGCGGCAACGGCCAGCTGACGCGCCTGCTGGCGCCCTGCTTCGAGCACGTGGTCGGCATCGACCCCAGCGCCGACCAGATCGCCAACGCCTTCGTCGACCAGCGCATCGACGACCGGATCGACTACCGCCAGGCGTCCGCCGAGCATATCTCGCTGGCCGACGCCGGCGCCAGCCTGGTCACGGCGGCGCAGGCCGCGCACTGGTTCGATCTGCCGGCCTTTTATCGCGAAGCGCGCCGCATCGCCATGCCCGGCGCCGTGCTGGCGCTGGTCAGCTACGGCGTGCTCGAACTGGAGAACCCGCTGGCCGAGCGCTTCGGGCGTTTCTACCGCGACGAGATCGGCCCCTACTGGCCGCCCGAACGGCAACTCGTCGACAGCGGCTACGCGACCATCGACTTTCCCTTCCCCGAACTGGCCGCGGCGCCGCTGGAACTGCGCTGCGCCTGGTCGCTGCCGCAGTTCCTCGGCTACCTGAGCACCTGGTCGGCGCTGCGCAACGCCAGGGAAGCCGGCCGCGAGGCGCTGCTGGCCGACTTCGCTGGCGAGCTGGCGACGGCCTGGGGTGACCCGGCGGTCGAGCGCACGGTGCGCTGGCCGATCCACATGCGCATCGGCCGGCTGTAG
- a CDS encoding GGDEF and EAL domain-containing protein, which yields MSATTAQQIQRRFDDLLDHLPAGVVVHGPDGRLRSANGLARQLLGRSDAQLRGSSADAATWGFILPDKTPMAPHDYPVNVVLRTREKVMDLIVGVPADAPEPLRWLICNAYPGFDADGRLTEVVVCFTDCTALKRAKQHLEKSEERLRLVLRGSTDAPWDWDIAGGETYYSERWWSMLGYASGELAADAGLWARLAHPDDKPAVADLMAKLYADRGDAYGVELRLRHRDGHYVPVLARGYVLRDASGRPLRVSGTNTDLSERKAAERRIYRLTNFDPLTGLPNRLHLAEELDKVLAHGERAGRFGAVLVLDLDNFKLINDTMGRDAGDALLRQVAQRLRHVLRHGDQLARLGGDEFAIVLDELGRTATQAVAEANLAVGKILAALGKAYRTAGRRLVTSVSIGVVIVDGTTASAETVLTQASLAMQRAKADGRNLARFFDPGMQHAAERQAALERALHDEVSLRQFVLFCQPQFSDKGRLIGAEVLVRWRREDGELVGPDDFIGLAESSGLIVTLGRHVLEQSCRALSRWRADPALAGLKLGVNVSVQQLREPAFAETVAAILASTGAPSEKLCLELTESVFADDMALMNETMHRIRAQGVHFSLDDFGTGYSSLAYLKRFPLGGLKIDRSFVHDVHVDPNAVPIVKAIIALARTLKLDIVAEGVEHEAQRKFLVERGCSTLQGFLLGLPVPIEDFERAHGVPPA from the coding sequence ATGAGCGCCACCACTGCGCAGCAGATCCAGCGCCGCTTCGACGATCTGCTCGACCATTTGCCGGCCGGCGTCGTCGTGCACGGCCCGGATGGCCGCCTGCGCTCGGCCAACGGCCTGGCGCGCCAGCTGCTGGGACGCAGCGACGCGCAGCTGCGCGGCAGCAGCGCGGACGCGGCGACCTGGGGCTTCATCCTGCCCGACAAGACGCCGATGGCGCCGCACGACTACCCGGTCAACGTCGTGCTGCGCACACGCGAGAAGGTCATGGACCTGATCGTCGGCGTGCCGGCCGATGCCCCTGAACCGCTGCGCTGGCTGATCTGCAACGCTTATCCCGGATTCGACGCGGACGGCAGGCTGACCGAAGTGGTCGTATGCTTCACCGATTGCACCGCGCTCAAGCGCGCCAAGCAACACCTGGAAAAGTCCGAGGAGCGGCTGCGCCTGGTCTTGCGCGGCTCGACCGATGCACCCTGGGATTGGGACATCGCCGGCGGCGAGACCTATTATTCGGAGCGCTGGTGGAGCATGCTCGGCTACGCGTCCGGCGAACTGGCGGCGGACGCCGGGCTATGGGCAAGACTGGCGCATCCCGACGACAAGCCGGCGGTGGCGGACCTCATGGCCAAGCTGTATGCCGACCGCGGCGATGCCTATGGCGTCGAATTGCGCCTGCGCCACCGCGACGGGCATTACGTGCCGGTGCTGGCGCGCGGCTACGTGCTGCGCGATGCGAGCGGCCGTCCGCTGCGCGTGTCGGGCACCAACACCGACCTCTCCGAACGCAAGGCGGCCGAGCGGCGTATCTACCGGCTGACGAATTTCGACCCGCTGACCGGATTGCCGAACCGCCTCCATCTGGCCGAGGAACTGGACAAGGTCCTCGCGCACGGCGAGCGCGCCGGCCGCTTCGGCGCCGTCCTGGTGCTCGATCTCGACAATTTCAAGCTGATCAACGACACGATGGGGCGCGACGCCGGCGACGCGCTGTTGCGCCAGGTGGCGCAACGCCTGCGGCATGTGCTACGGCACGGCGACCAGCTGGCGCGACTGGGCGGCGACGAGTTCGCGATCGTGCTGGACGAGCTCGGCCGGACGGCGACGCAGGCGGTGGCGGAGGCCAACCTGGCGGTCGGCAAGATCCTGGCCGCGCTGGGCAAGGCGTACCGCACTGCGGGCCGGCGCCTCGTGACCTCGGTCAGCATCGGCGTGGTCATCGTCGACGGCACCACGGCGAGTGCCGAGACAGTCCTGACTCAGGCCAGCCTCGCCATGCAGCGCGCCAAGGCCGACGGGCGCAACCTGGCGCGCTTCTTCGACCCGGGCATGCAGCATGCGGCCGAGCGCCAGGCGGCGCTCGAGCGCGCGCTGCACGACGAGGTCTCGCTGCGCCAGTTCGTGCTGTTCTGCCAGCCGCAGTTCAGCGACAAGGGCCGCCTGATCGGCGCCGAAGTCCTGGTGCGCTGGCGCCGCGAAGACGGCGAACTGGTCGGGCCGGACGACTTCATCGGCCTGGCGGAGTCGTCCGGCCTGATCGTGACGCTGGGCCGCCATGTGCTCGAGCAAAGCTGCCGCGCGCTGTCCCGCTGGCGCGCCGACCCGGCGCTGGCTGGGCTCAAGCTCGGCGTCAACGTCAGCGTGCAGCAGCTACGCGAGCCGGCCTTTGCCGAAACCGTGGCGGCGATCCTGGCCAGTACCGGCGCGCCGTCGGAAAAGCTGTGCCTGGAGCTGACCGAGAGCGTGTTCGCCGACGACATGGCGCTCATGAACGAGACCATGCATCGCATCCGCGCCCAAGGCGTGCATTTTTCGCTCGACGACTTCGGCACCGGGTATTCGTCGCTGGCCTACCTGAAACGCTTTCCGCTGGGCGGCCTGAAGATCGACCGCTCCTTCGTGCACGACGTGCACGTCGACCCGAACGCGGTCCCGATCGTGAAGGCGATCATCGCGCTGGCGCGCACCCTCAAGCTCGACATCGTGGCCGAAGGCGTGGAGCACGAAGCCCAGCGCAAATTCCTCGTCGAACGCGGCTGTTCGACGCTGCAGGGATTCCTGCTGGGCTTGCCGGTGCCGATCGAAGACTTCGAGCGCGCGCACGGCGTCCCGCCGGCATGA
- a CDS encoding MFS transporter has product MPPESLAPGFSATPGRPGSAISILILAIAAFVIVTTEYLIVGLLPALSRDLGISISLAGQLVTLFAFTVMLFGPPLTARLSHLDRKRLFVAILLVFAASNALAALASNIWVLALARFIPALALPVFWGTASETAGQLAGPEQAGQAVSKVYLGISGALLFGIPLGTVAANSIGWRSAFWLLAVLSLLIAAALWALMPAVARSERLDFKQQARLFREPYFLANVVLSVLVFTAMFTAYTYLADLLERVAGVAPARVGWWLMGFGAIGLLGNWAGGKAVDRAPLKATALFCALLALGMALSVPLAHAGLAFCAVLALWGIAYTALFPICQVRVMKSATHSQALAGTTNVSAANAGIGIGAIIGGVAIPLWGLDKIVYIAAAVAVLAAAAAPAVARLRR; this is encoded by the coding sequence ATGCCACCAGAATCCCTAGCGCCAGGCTTCAGCGCGACCCCGGGCCGTCCGGGCAGCGCGATCTCGATCCTGATCCTCGCCATCGCCGCCTTCGTCATCGTCACCACCGAGTACCTGATCGTCGGCCTGCTGCCGGCGCTGTCGCGCGACCTCGGCATCTCGATTTCGCTGGCCGGCCAGCTCGTGACGCTGTTCGCGTTCACGGTGATGCTGTTCGGGCCGCCGCTGACGGCCCGGCTGTCGCACCTGGACCGCAAGCGCCTGTTCGTCGCGATCCTGCTGGTGTTCGCCGCGTCCAACGCGCTGGCGGCGCTGGCCTCGAACATCTGGGTGCTGGCGCTGGCGCGCTTCATCCCGGCGCTGGCGCTGCCGGTGTTCTGGGGCACGGCGAGCGAGACCGCCGGCCAGCTCGCAGGTCCCGAGCAGGCCGGGCAGGCGGTGTCGAAGGTATACCTGGGCATCTCCGGGGCGCTGCTGTTCGGCATTCCGCTCGGCACCGTCGCCGCCAACAGCATCGGCTGGCGCAGCGCGTTCTGGCTGCTGGCCGTGCTGTCGCTGCTGATCGCCGCCGCGCTGTGGGCGCTGATGCCGGCCGTGGCGCGCAGCGAGCGGCTCGACTTCAAGCAGCAGGCGCGCCTGTTCCGCGAGCCGTACTTCCTGGCCAACGTGGTTCTGTCGGTGCTGGTGTTTACCGCCATGTTCACGGCCTACACCTACCTGGCCGACCTGCTCGAGCGCGTCGCCGGGGTGGCGCCGGCCCGGGTCGGCTGGTGGCTGATGGGTTTCGGTGCGATCGGCCTGCTCGGCAACTGGGCCGGGGGCAAGGCGGTCGACCGCGCGCCGCTCAAGGCCACCGCGCTGTTTTGCGCCTTGCTCGCGCTCGGGATGGCGCTGAGCGTGCCGCTGGCGCATGCCGGCCTGGCTTTCTGCGCCGTGTTGGCGCTGTGGGGCATCGCCTACACGGCGCTGTTCCCGATCTGCCAGGTGCGCGTGATGAAGTCGGCGACCCATTCGCAGGCGCTGGCGGGGACCACCAACGTGTCGGCGGCCAACGCCGGCATCGGCATCGGCGCGATCATCGGCGGTGTCGCGATTCCGCTGTGGGGGCTGGACAAGATCGTCTACATCGCCGCGGCTGTCGCCGTGCTGGCCGCCGCGGCCGCCCCGGCGGTGGCGCGCCTGCGCCGCTGA
- a CDS encoding universal stress protein, with amino-acid sequence MYKTILVYIDGGPHQSSRLRAAAMLADAHGAHLVGSAATGISWMDFALLTGSAGAPIPADDFTALRESAAERLRAFTVQAAALGVASYEARPVEDIADYALLMQSRYADLIVLSQDDDASPRAGLGARVRGLPERVALHGVRPVLLVPGAWQGAVLPGTAVVGWDGGMCALRAMQAALPLLQAADGVKLALVNPNELSELHGEEPGADMALYLARHGVKVEVVVERTRATVGDALAGIARNCGAGLMVSGAYGHSRLREWVLGGATRELLERAPAPLLLAH; translated from the coding sequence ATGTACAAGACGATCCTGGTTTACATCGACGGCGGCCCGCATCAGTCCAGCCGGCTGCGCGCCGCAGCCATGCTCGCCGATGCGCACGGCGCGCACCTGGTCGGCAGCGCCGCCACCGGCATCTCCTGGATGGATTTCGCGCTGCTGACCGGTTCGGCCGGCGCGCCCATTCCTGCCGACGATTTCACCGCCCTGCGCGAGTCCGCCGCCGAGCGCCTGCGCGCGTTCACCGTCCAGGCCGCCGCGCTCGGGGTGGCATCGTACGAGGCGCGCCCGGTCGAGGACATCGCCGACTACGCGCTGCTGATGCAGTCGCGCTACGCCGACCTGATCGTGCTCAGCCAGGACGACGACGCCAGCCCACGCGCCGGCCTGGGTGCGCGCGTGCGCGGCCTGCCCGAGCGCGTGGCCCTTCACGGCGTGCGTCCGGTCCTGCTGGTGCCCGGCGCCTGGCAGGGCGCGGTGCTGCCCGGGACGGCGGTGGTCGGCTGGGATGGCGGCATGTGCGCGCTGCGCGCGATGCAAGCGGCCCTGCCGCTGCTGCAGGCGGCGGACGGCGTCAAGCTGGCGCTGGTCAATCCGAACGAGCTGTCCGAGCTGCACGGCGAAGAACCGGGCGCCGACATGGCGCTGTACCTGGCGCGCCACGGTGTGAAGGTCGAGGTGGTGGTCGAGCGCACCCGGGCGACGGTCGGCGACGCCTTGGCCGGCATCGCGCGCAACTGCGGCGCCGGCCTGATGGTCAGCGGCGCCTACGGCCACAGCCGCTTGCGCGAGTGGGTGCTGGGCGGCGCCACGCGCGAGCTGCTCGAGCGTGCGCCGGCGCCGCTGCTGCTGGCGCACTGA
- a CDS encoding cation:dicarboxylate symporter family transporter, whose product MRISSRASVLALVLAIGAGLAFGLIAPAAATRAHVLSDGFIQLLGWLMCPLIFCMLADGTTALGRNRALGRLGLAMLAYFGAMSLLSMLAGLVAGWLLEPGIDTAAVADGGAVLAHHAALAQRALPEWINRFQALPATNLVALALAVPVGMAASLWPRTPLLAWVERGRTTLLAAVRVLLWFSPFAAFGAMASAAGHGGLGALLPLLRFIAAINLVSIVFVVVVYGAVARLARVSLARLLVFLREELLLVAVTGATLAALAPLGDKLERLGCPRRLSDVVLPFSYSLNLAGTYLYIGIALVFLAEASHVQLGWRELGVMLGVGLVSSRGAAGVTGSALATVAATAALLQVVPPETVAMLVAIDRTMKCRLLTNLTGHALACLVLAAFERSLDRPALARGLARGPGT is encoded by the coding sequence TTGCGCATTTCCTCCCGCGCTTCGGTCCTGGCGCTGGTGCTGGCCATCGGCGCCGGACTCGCGTTCGGCTTGATCGCGCCGGCGGCGGCCACGCGCGCGCACGTGCTCAGCGACGGCTTCATCCAGCTGCTCGGGTGGCTGATGTGTCCGCTGATCTTTTGCATGCTGGCCGACGGCACGACGGCCCTGGGCCGCAACCGCGCACTCGGCCGCCTGGGCCTGGCGATGCTGGCGTACTTCGGCGCGATGTCGCTGCTGTCGATGCTGGCCGGCCTGGTCGCGGGCTGGCTGCTCGAACCGGGTATCGACACGGCGGCGGTGGCCGACGGCGGCGCCGTGCTGGCGCATCACGCGGCGCTGGCGCAGCGCGCGCTGCCTGAATGGATCAATCGTTTCCAGGCGCTGCCGGCCACCAACCTGGTGGCGCTGGCGCTGGCCGTGCCGGTCGGGATGGCCGCCAGCCTGTGGCCGCGCACGCCGCTGCTGGCCTGGGTCGAGCGCGGCCGCACGACGCTGCTGGCGGCGGTGCGCGTGCTGCTGTGGTTTTCGCCGTTCGCGGCGTTCGGCGCGATGGCGTCGGCGGCCGGGCATGGCGGCCTGGGCGCGCTGCTGCCGCTGCTGCGCTTCATCGCCGCCATCAACCTGGTCAGCATCGTGTTCGTCGTGGTGGTCTACGGCGCGGTGGCGCGCCTGGCGCGCGTTTCGCTTGCGCGCCTGCTGGTGTTCCTGCGCGAGGAGCTGCTGCTGGTCGCCGTCACCGGGGCGACGCTGGCGGCCTTGGCCCCGCTGGGCGACAAGCTCGAGCGCCTGGGCTGCCCGCGCCGCCTGAGCGACGTCGTGCTGCCTTTCTCGTATTCGCTGAACCTGGCCGGCACCTACCTGTACATCGGCATCGCCCTGGTGTTCCTGGCCGAGGCCTCGCACGTCCAGCTGGGCTGGCGCGAACTGGGCGTGATGCTGGGCGTCGGCCTGGTCAGCAGCCGCGGCGCCGCCGGCGTCACCGGCTCGGCGCTGGCGACCGTGGCGGCCACGGCGGCGCTGCTGCAGGTGGTGCCGCCCGAGACCGTGGCGATGCTGGTCGCGATCGACCGCACCATGAAGTGCCGCTTGCTGACCAACCTGACCGGACATGCGCTCGCGTGCCTGGTGCTGGCGGCGTTCGAGCGCAGCCTGGACCGCCCGGCGCTGGCGCGTGGCCTGGCGCGCGGTCCAGGGACTTGA
- a CDS encoding MFS transporter encodes MSIQSAAKLKPAERAAPGVSDANPQPARRHSKLSTVIRVTSGNFIEMYDFFLFGFYATHIAAAFFPATSEYAGLMMTFATFGAGFFMRPLGAIFLGSYIDRIGRRKGLVLTLAIMASGTALIAFVPGYATIGLMAPLLVLLGRLLQGFSAGVELGGVSVYLSEMATPGNKGFYVSWQSASQQLAVICSAALGYALNQTMAKDVIADWGWRIPFFIGCSIIPVVFYIRKSLQETEAYLAQKTRPTFGQMMRTIGANWALVTAGTMLVVLTTVAFYLITVYTPTFGKSVLKLTTEESLLVTLCVGLSNFIWLPVMGAVSDRIGRWPVMAVCAALTAITAYPALSWLIANPSFGHMVMIELWLSFLYGSYNGATIVALTEIIPVQIRTTGFSLAYSLATALFGGMTPLLSTWLIETTGDKAAPGYWMAGAGVVSLLATFLIYRGIVREHKAA; translated from the coding sequence ATGTCGATTCAATCCGCAGCGAAATTGAAACCCGCCGAGCGCGCGGCGCCGGGCGTATCGGACGCGAACCCGCAGCCGGCGCGCCGCCACTCGAAGCTGTCGACCGTCATCCGCGTGACGAGCGGGAACTTCATCGAGATGTACGACTTCTTCCTGTTCGGGTTCTACGCGACGCACATCGCCGCCGCGTTCTTCCCGGCCACGAGCGAATACGCCGGATTGATGATGACCTTCGCGACCTTCGGCGCCGGCTTCTTCATGCGGCCGCTGGGCGCGATCTTCCTGGGCAGCTACATCGACCGCATCGGCCGCCGCAAGGGGCTGGTGCTGACGCTGGCGATCATGGCCTCGGGCACCGCGCTGATCGCCTTCGTGCCGGGTTACGCGACCATCGGCCTGATGGCGCCGCTGCTGGTGCTGCTGGGGCGCCTGCTGCAGGGCTTTTCGGCCGGCGTCGAACTGGGCGGCGTGTCGGTCTACCTGTCCGAGATGGCCACGCCCGGCAACAAGGGCTTTTACGTCAGCTGGCAGTCGGCCAGCCAGCAGCTCGCGGTGATCTGCTCGGCCGCCCTGGGCTATGCGCTGAACCAGACCATGGCGAAGGACGTCATCGCCGACTGGGGCTGGAGGATTCCGTTCTTCATCGGCTGCTCGATCATCCCGGTGGTGTTCTACATCCGCAAGTCGCTGCAGGAAACCGAAGCCTACCTGGCGCAAAAGACCCGCCCGACCTTCGGCCAGATGATGCGCACGATCGGCGCCAACTGGGCGCTGGTCACGGCCGGCACCATGCTGGTGGTGCTGACCACGGTCGCGTTCTACCTGATCACCGTATACACGCCGACCTTCGGCAAGAGCGTGCTGAAACTGACGACCGAGGAAAGCCTGCTGGTCACGCTGTGCGTCGGCCTGTCGAACTTCATCTGGCTGCCGGTCATGGGCGCGGTGTCGGACCGCATCGGGCGCTGGCCGGTGATGGCGGTGTGCGCCGCGCTGACCGCCATCACCGCCTACCCGGCATTGTCCTGGCTGATCGCCAACCCGAGCTTCGGCCACATGGTCATGATCGAACTGTGGCTGTCCTTCCTGTACGGCAGCTACAACGGCGCCACCATCGTCGCCCTCACCGAGATCATCCCGGTCCAGATCCGCACCACCGGCTTTTCGCTGGCCTACAGCTTGGCCACGGCGCTGTTCGGCGGCATGACGCCGCTGCTGTCGACCTGGCTGATCGAAACCACCGGCGACAAGGCGGCGCCCGGTTACTGGATGGCCGGCGCCGGCGTGGTCAGCCTGCTCGCCACCTTCCTGATCTACCGCGGCATCGTCAGGGAGCACAAGGCCGCCTGA
- a CDS encoding LysR substrate-binding domain-containing protein gives MQSSERLKGVDVFVAVAKAGSFTRAAERLNLTGSAVGKAIARLESRLQVRLFERTTRTLALTDAGTRYLAACSQVLGDLEAAEQALRFDADLPSGRLRIDLPATFGRRIVLPLLLPFFQRYPRVQPVLSFTDRFVDIDDEGIDVAVRIGTPQAWPASLGQRFLGQERKIFCAAPAYLAARGVPDSVEALDAHAAIAYARGDGAVSPWLLQRGNAVIERRIHDAQVVAGNAEAQLELALAGLGIAQLPTWLVDGDLGAGRLLQILPAHATPGLPIHVVWPKAKQTVARVTQLVDALGDALGDALTHALAERLPAAH, from the coding sequence ATGCAGAGCAGCGAGCGCCTCAAGGGTGTCGACGTCTTCGTCGCGGTGGCGAAAGCCGGCAGTTTTACGCGCGCGGCCGAGCGCCTGAACTTGACCGGCTCGGCGGTCGGCAAGGCGATCGCGCGGCTCGAATCACGCTTGCAGGTGCGCCTGTTCGAACGCACCACGCGCACCCTCGCGCTCACCGATGCCGGCACGCGCTACCTGGCGGCCTGCAGCCAGGTGCTGGGCGACCTGGAAGCCGCCGAACAGGCCTTGCGTTTTGACGCCGACCTGCCGTCCGGGCGCCTGCGCATCGACTTGCCGGCCACTTTCGGGAGGAGGATCGTGTTGCCGCTGCTGCTGCCGTTTTTCCAGCGCTACCCGCGCGTGCAGCCGGTGCTGTCGTTCACCGACCGCTTCGTCGACATCGACGACGAAGGCATCGACGTCGCGGTGCGCATCGGCACGCCGCAGGCCTGGCCGGCGTCGCTGGGACAGCGCTTCCTCGGCCAGGAGCGCAAGATTTTTTGCGCCGCGCCGGCCTACCTGGCCGCGCGCGGCGTGCCGGACTCGGTCGAAGCGCTCGACGCCCACGCGGCGATCGCCTACGCCAGGGGCGACGGCGCGGTCAGTCCGTGGCTGCTCCAGCGCGGCAACGCCGTCATCGAACGCAGGATCCACGACGCCCAGGTGGTGGCCGGCAACGCCGAGGCCCAGCTGGAACTGGCGCTGGCCGGCCTGGGGATCGCGCAGCTGCCGACCTGGCTGGTCGATGGCGACCTGGGCGCCGGCCGCCTGCTGCAGATCCTGCCAGCGCATGCGACGCCGGGCCTGCCGATCCATGTCGTCTGGCCCAAGGCCAAGCAGACGGTGGCGCGCGTGACCCAGCTGGTCGATGCGCTGGGCGATGCGCTGGGCGATGCGCTGACGCATGCGCTGGCCGAACGCCTGCCGGCTGCGCACTGA